A window of the Cannabis sativa cultivar Pink pepper isolate KNU-18-1 chromosome X, ASM2916894v1, whole genome shotgun sequence genome harbors these coding sequences:
- the LOC115701015 gene encoding uncharacterized protein LOC115701015 encodes MSINMERLTTHYQNTKHNNNNNNKAKYRIAAPSLEMGAEAFPTPTATTLLHHQDHVDAPVVLGLQPSALVDHVARVDSSLLDQISGERGGSIPVAYDELEHILKELKTHNLSSQDESSSVKTLAGGSVANTIRGLSSGFGVSCGILGACGDDQQGQLFVSNMNSRGVNLSRMRMKKGHTAQCVCLVDDSANRTMRPCLSSAVKLQADELTKEDFKGCKWLSLRYSIFNLEVIQAAIRIAKQEGLLVSLDLASFEMVRNFREPLLELLESGNVDLCFANEDEATELIRGKETVSPEVALEFLANHCKWAVVTLAANGCIAKHGKEVVQVPAIGETKAVDATGAGDLFASGFLYGLVKGLTLEECCKVGSCSGGSVIRSLGGEVTPENWHWMCKQMLIKDLPVPSTRI; translated from the exons ATGTCTATAAATATGGAAAGGTTAACAACACATTACCAAAAcacaaaacataataataataataataataaagccaAGTATCGCATCGCAGCCCCCAGCCTGGAGATGGGAGCCGAAGCCTTCCCCACTCCCACTGCCACCACCCTTCTCCACCACCAGGACCACGTTGACGCTCCTGTTGTACTCGGACTACAGCCCTCAGCCCTCGTCGACCACGTGGCCCGCGTTGATTCTTCCTTGCTTGATCAAATCTCCGGCGAACGTGGTGGCTCCATTCCC GTTGCATATGACGAGCTAGAGCATATACTGAAAGAGCTGAAGACCCATAATCTCTCGTCTCAAGATGAATCTTCTTCTGTAAAAACTTTAGCGGGGGGAAGTGTTGCCAATACCATTCGAGGGCTGAGTTCAGGGTTTGGAGTCTCCTGTGGAATTCTTGGTGCCTGTGGGGATGATCAACAAGGCCAGCTTTTTGTGAGTAATATGAACTCTCGTGGTGTGAATCTCTCAAGGATGAGGATGAAGAAGGGCCATACAGCTCAG TGCGTTTGCCTTGTTGACGATTCGGCAAATCGTACAATGCGTCCCTGTCTCTCTAGTGCTGTGAAACTTCAG GCAGATGAATTAACTAAAGAAGATTTTAAGGGATGCAAG TGGTTGTCATTGAGGTACAGTATATTCAATTTGGAAGTGATTCAAGCTGCTATACGCATAGCCAAACAAGAGGGTCTTCTTGTGTCCTTGGATTTGGCCAGTTTCGAG ATGGTTCGGAACTTTAGAGAACCTCTTCTAGAGCTACTTGAATCAGGGAATGTAGACCTTTGCTTTGCCAATGAGGATGAAGCTACAGAGCTGATAAG GGGTAAAGAAACAGTTAGTCCAGAGGTTGCTCTAGAATTTCTCGCCAACCACTGCAAGTGGGCTGTGGTGACATTAGCTGCTAATGGCTGCATTGCAAAGCATGGAAAAGAG GTTGTCCAAGTTCCGGCCATAGGTGAAACGAAAGCAGTTGATGCTACTGGAGCAGGTGACCTGTTTGCAAGTGGGTTCTTGTACGGCCTTGTGAAGGGTTTAACACTAGAGGAATGTTGCAAAGTGGGTTCCTGCAGTGGTGGGTCTGTGATTCGGTCACTCGGGGGTGAGGTGACCCCTGAGAATTGGCACTGGATGTGCAAGCAAATGCTGATCAAGGATCTTCCGGTTCCTAGCACCCGCATATGA
- the LOC115701025 gene encoding proteasome subunit alpha type-1-A: protein MFRNQYDTDVTTWSPAGRLFQVEYAMEAVKQGSAAIGLRSKTHVVLACVNKTNSELSSHQKKIFKVDDHIGVAIAGLTADGRVLSRYMRSECINYNYTYESPLPVGRLVVQLADKAQVCTQRSWKRPYGVGLLVGGLDESGAHLYYNCPSGNYFEYQAFAIGSRSQAAKTYLERRFESFKDSTREDLIKDALIATRETLQGEKLRSSICTIAVLGAGEAFHILDQETVQKLIDEFEIVAEEEVPAAEPGPDADQDAAPAEGSAAAEGTPADQGAAAEEGAAPMDI from the exons ATGTTTAGGAATCAGTACGATACGGATGTGACGACATGGAGCCCGGCGGGGCGGTTATTCCAGGTGGAGTACGCCATGGAAGCTGTCAAGCAAGGTTCTGCCGCCATAGGGCTCCGATCTAAGACCCACGTAGTGTTGGCCTGTGTTAACAAGACCAATTCCGAGCTTTCTTCTCACCAGAAGAAGATCTTCAAGGTCGATGATCACATCGGCGTCGCCATAGCTGGTCTCACTGCTGACGGTCGGGTTCTCTCCCGCTACATGCGATCCGAGTGCATCAACTATAACTACACCTACGAATCTCCCCTACCCGTCGGCCGACTCGTTGTTCAACTCGCTGATAAGGCTcag GTGTGCACTCAACGCTCATGGAAACGACCTTATGGTGTTGGATTGCTAGTTGGTGGGTTGGATGAATCTGGAGCTCACCTCTATTACAACTGCCCAAGTGGTAACTACTTTGAGTATCAGGCTTTTGCCATAGGGTCTCGTTCACAAGCTGCAAAGACGTACTTGGAACGCAGGTTTGAGAGCTTCAAAGACTCGACGAGGGAGGATTTGATTAAAGATGCACTCATTGCAACTAGGGAGACCTTGCAAGGAGAAAAGCTGCGGAGTTCAATCTGTACAATTGCTGTGTTAGGAGCTGGAGAAGCATTCCATATATTAGATCAGGAGACTGTACAAAAGTTGATTGATGAATTTGAGATTGTGGCAGAGGAAGAGGTTCCTGCAGCTGAACCTGGTCCTGACGCTGATCAGGATGCTGCACCAGCAGAGGGCTCTGCAGCAGCAGAGGGTACTCCCGCCGACCAGGGTGCTGCAGCTGAAGAAGGTGCGGCTCCAATGGATATTTGA
- the LOC133032410 gene encoding uncharacterized protein LOC133032410 has protein sequence MAISVRSKISKKFPIEDVSRPLCGTEDESLEHLFLSCNVAFHLWRFSPWDHHASLFPCLSPSLADVWVIWVQTTRLEFSDALCGEATTCCKALDIAKDLGSKFIIINSYSRVVINALNKKESHWVLENYVSFCTRSSPVFSARSVLATWKIANFESPHAYFAKGDVTNRNLWAKPYHDNVKVNVDGAIFEAQQEFGYGWVARNSNGTLIEAVSGSRLDCVLPEIAEVIGIKEALSWIKGKGWDKVVVEFDALVVVQAITSTLHMSSQFGLLVEDCRLILSTLNNVQIKFVNRSANRVAYYVARGSCFSSDRTFYRHNAPSSLRDIVIADAS, from the exons ATGGCAATCTCAGTTCGTTCAAAGATCAGTAAAAAATTTCCAATTGAGGATGTTAGCCGCCCCCTCTGTGGGACAGAGGATGAATCTCTTGAACACTTGTTTCTTTCCTGTAATGTGGCTTTTCACTTGTGGCGGTTTTCTCCTTGGG atcaCCATGCTTCTCTGTTCCCTTGCCTATCTCCGAGTTTGGCGGATGTCTG GGTGATTTGGGTTCAAACAACTAGATTGGAGTTCTCTGATGCGTTATGTGGGGAAGCGACGACTTGCTGCAAGGCTTTGGATATTGCGAAGGACCTTGGCTCTAAGTTTATTATCATTAACAGTTATTCGAGGGTTGTTATCAACGCTCTTAATAAGAAGGAGTCTCATTGGGTGCTTGAGAATTATGTCTCTTTTTGTACTAGATCCTCTCCTGTTTtt TCGGCAAGATCAGTCCTTGCAACTTGGAAGATTGCAAACTTTGAGTCGCCTCATGCTTATTTTGCTAAGGGTGATGTAACTAATAGAAATCTTTGGGCTAAACCATATCATGATAATGTTAAGGTGAATGTCGATGGAGCCATCTTTGAAGCGCAACAGGAGTTTGGCTATGGTTGGGTGGCTCGGAATAGCAATGGTACTCTTATTGAAGCTGTTTCAGGAAGTAGGTTGGACTGTGTGCTTCCTGAAATTGCTGAGGTAATTGGTATCAAGGAAGCGTTGAGTTGGATCAAGGGTAAAGGTTGGGATAAGGTGGTTGTTGAATTTGATGCTTTAGTTGTTGTCCAAGCAATAACTAGTACTCTTCATATGTCATCTCAGTTTGGTTTGTTGGTGGAAGACTGTCGTTTAATTTTATCTACTTTAAATAATGTTCAAATTAAGTTTGTTAATCGTTCTGCTAATAGGGTCGCCTATTATGTTGCTAGGGGGTCTTGTTTTTCGTCAGATCGAACTTTCTATAGGCATAATGCTCCCTCCTCTTTACGAGATATTGTAATTGCGGATGCAAGTTGA